From the genome of Xiphophorus hellerii strain 12219 chromosome 11, Xiphophorus_hellerii-4.1, whole genome shotgun sequence, one region includes:
- the mogat3b gene encoding 2-acylglycerol O-acyltransferase 3b isoform X1: MRGVATMTKEKTQLKEFLEAISVLQWVLSFLFLGLACIILMVYLMFTSLWPLPTLYFIWMVNDWQTPERGGRRTAFVRKWKVWFQFREYFPIKLVKTADLSPNKNYILGSHPHGIMCVGAFACFSTESCGFAETFPGVKSTLAILAGLFKIPLFREYLMRAGLCPVSKPSLVHLLSKSGKGNAVVIVVGGAAESLASSPGINRVVMKQRKGFVRTALEHGADLVPVYSFGENELFQQVIFSDDSLGRRLQDLFKSIMGFAPCLFVGERFALLPFRKPVTTVVGSPISVPKCVTPTEEQVDHYHTLYMEALAKLFHEHKVSCGLSESHKLEII; this comes from the exons GTCGCAACGATGACGAAAGAAAAAACCCAGCTGAAGGAGTTTTTAGAGGCTATAAGCGTCCTGCAGTGGGTGCTAAGCTTTCTCTTCTTAG GACTGGCTTGCATTATCTTGATGGTGTATCTTATGTTTACGTCTCTGTGGCCGCTGCCCACTCTTTACTTCATATGGATGGTGAATGACTGGCAAACTCCAGAAAGAG ggggcagaAGAACAGCATTTGTGAGGAAGTGGAAGGTTTGGTTTCAGTTCAGAGAGTATTTTCCAATTAAG ctggtAAAGACAGCAGACCTGAGTCCGAATAAAAACTACATCCTCGGCAGCCATCCACACGGCATCATGTGCGTTGGAGCCTTTGCCTGCTTCAGCACGGAGAGCTGCGGCTTCGCCGAGACATTTCCTGGAGTGAAGAGCACCCTGGCAATACTGGCAGGCCTGTTCAAGATACCACTCTTCAGAGAGTACCTGATGAGAGCAG GCCTGTGTCCAGTCAGCAAGCCGAGCCTTGTCCACCTCCTCTCCAAAAGTGGTAAAGGAAATGCAGTGGTGATTGTGgttggaggagcagcagagtcTTTAGCATCTTCTCCTGGAATCAACAGAGTGGTCATGAAGCAGAGGAAAGGATTTGTGAGGACGGCTCTTGAGCATGG AGCAGATCTGGTTCCTGTTTACTCGTTCGGGGAGAACGAACTCTTTCAGCAGGTGATTTTCTCAGACGACAGCCTGGGCCGCCGGCTGCAGGACTTGTTTAAAAGCATCATGGGTTTTGCTCCGTGTCTATTTGTCGGCGAGCGCTTCGCTCTGCTGCCCTTCAGGAAACCGGTCACTACTGTCG TTGGGAGTCCAATCTCGGTGCCCAAGTGTGTCACACCGACTGAGGAGCAGGTTGATCACTATCACACGCTCTACATGGAGGCCTTGGCCAAGTTATTTCATGAACACAAAGTCAGCTGTGGACTTTCTGAGAGCCACAAGCTTGAAATCATTTAA
- the mogat3b gene encoding 2-acylglycerol O-acyltransferase 3b isoform X2 yields MTKEKTQLKEFLEAISVLQWVLSFLFLGLACIILMVYLMFTSLWPLPTLYFIWMVNDWQTPERGGRRTAFVRKWKVWFQFREYFPIKLVKTADLSPNKNYILGSHPHGIMCVGAFACFSTESCGFAETFPGVKSTLAILAGLFKIPLFREYLMRAGLCPVSKPSLVHLLSKSGKGNAVVIVVGGAAESLASSPGINRVVMKQRKGFVRTALEHGADLVPVYSFGENELFQQVIFSDDSLGRRLQDLFKSIMGFAPCLFVGERFALLPFRKPVTTVVGSPISVPKCVTPTEEQVDHYHTLYMEALAKLFHEHKVSCGLSESHKLEII; encoded by the exons ATGACGAAAGAAAAAACCCAGCTGAAGGAGTTTTTAGAGGCTATAAGCGTCCTGCAGTGGGTGCTAAGCTTTCTCTTCTTAG GACTGGCTTGCATTATCTTGATGGTGTATCTTATGTTTACGTCTCTGTGGCCGCTGCCCACTCTTTACTTCATATGGATGGTGAATGACTGGCAAACTCCAGAAAGAG ggggcagaAGAACAGCATTTGTGAGGAAGTGGAAGGTTTGGTTTCAGTTCAGAGAGTATTTTCCAATTAAG ctggtAAAGACAGCAGACCTGAGTCCGAATAAAAACTACATCCTCGGCAGCCATCCACACGGCATCATGTGCGTTGGAGCCTTTGCCTGCTTCAGCACGGAGAGCTGCGGCTTCGCCGAGACATTTCCTGGAGTGAAGAGCACCCTGGCAATACTGGCAGGCCTGTTCAAGATACCACTCTTCAGAGAGTACCTGATGAGAGCAG GCCTGTGTCCAGTCAGCAAGCCGAGCCTTGTCCACCTCCTCTCCAAAAGTGGTAAAGGAAATGCAGTGGTGATTGTGgttggaggagcagcagagtcTTTAGCATCTTCTCCTGGAATCAACAGAGTGGTCATGAAGCAGAGGAAAGGATTTGTGAGGACGGCTCTTGAGCATGG AGCAGATCTGGTTCCTGTTTACTCGTTCGGGGAGAACGAACTCTTTCAGCAGGTGATTTTCTCAGACGACAGCCTGGGCCGCCGGCTGCAGGACTTGTTTAAAAGCATCATGGGTTTTGCTCCGTGTCTATTTGTCGGCGAGCGCTTCGCTCTGCTGCCCTTCAGGAAACCGGTCACTACTGTCG TTGGGAGTCCAATCTCGGTGCCCAAGTGTGTCACACCGACTGAGGAGCAGGTTGATCACTATCACACGCTCTACATGGAGGCCTTGGCCAAGTTATTTCATGAACACAAAGTCAGCTGTGGACTTTCTGAGAGCCACAAGCTTGAAATCATTTAA
- the srrt gene encoding serrate RNA effector molecule homolog isoform X1, whose amino-acid sequence MGDSDDEYDRRRRDKFRRERSDYDRSREREDRRRDDWNDREWDRGRERRSRGEYRDYDRGRRERFSPPRHDMSPQQKRMRRDWDDHGGDPYRGGYDLGYGGGGGPSYGPPQHWGHPDLHLMQPHQGIPIQARLGNIHDMDLGPPPPIMKNFKEFLLSLDDSVDETEAVKRYNEYKIDFRRQQMQDFFLAHKDEEWFRSKYHPDEASRLKAEAQRAICNRLNVFMFLMENGWFENVSLDIEQTPAIIKVLDAAVIKMEGGTDHDLRILDMPPEEEEEREKSSSVLAGGEAQRREELKTADREHKPSGEKNKTEKEDSDFPSGDRDAAADGQDRKQEAEKESVREEMPEPKKARRKRKRSGDSDDEASASESESDSDSDSNSDCSDKPEKKEEVQDKDDEEEEGEEDKPKETSEEEKKEEKKPKDDSPRPRPLHKTFSLFMRSIAPSISKAEIIALCRRYPGFLRVCLSDPHPERRFFRRCWVTFDRSVNIKEICWNLQNIRLRDCELAPGVNRDLARRVRNVNGITQHKQVLRNDIKLAAKLIHALDEKGDLWSSKTQGAQSTELQAQNPILKNITDYLIEEVSAEEEELLGSSSGMDPDEGAKEGNPAEITVEKDDKLAKVLDRLLLYLRIVHSVDYYNTCEYPSEDEMPNRCGMVHVRGPVPPNRITHGEVQQWEKVTEEKLMPLFSLKEILSEEEATKMGRKDPDDEVEKFISANTQELGKDKWLCPLSGKKFKGPEFVRKHILNKHGEKIEEVKKEVVFFNNFLMDAKRPSLPEIKLPPLPVPGQGLLSPTLPFPPQGPQGPMGFGQPRPPLMGYGGAPPYPPNQFGGGRGNYDNFRGQGGYLGKPRNIRMSRGDPRNIIEYRDLDAPDDMDFF is encoded by the exons ATGGGAGACAGCGACGATGAATACGATCGCAGGAGAAGAGACAAATTCAGACGGGAGAGAAGTGATTATGATCGCTCCAGAGAAAGAGAGGATCGACGCAGAGATGACTGGAATGACAG GGAGTGGGACAGGGGCAGGGAGCGTCGGAGCCGCGGTGAATACAGAGATTATGACCGTGGTCGCAGGGAGAGATTTAGCCCGCCCAGGCACGACATGAGCCCCCAGCAGAAACGCATGAGAAGAGACTG GGATGATCATGGAGGTGATCCTTACCGTGGGGGATATGATTTGGGCTACGGCGGTGGAGGAGGGCCAAGCTATGGGCCACCGCAGCACTGGGGCCATCCTGATCTCCACCTGATGCAGCCTCATCAGGGCATCCCCATCCAGGCGAG ACTCGGGAACATCCATGACATGGATTTGGGTCCACCTCCTCCGataatgaaaaactttaaagagTTCCTGCTGTCCCTGGACGACTCAGTGGACGAGACTGAAGCTGTCAAACGCTACAATGAGTACAAGATCGACTTCCGTCGGCAGCAGATGCAGGACTTCTTTTTGGCTCATAAAGATGAGGAGTG GTTCAGATCCAAATACCACCCGGACGAGGCCAGCCGGCTGAAGGCAGAGGCTCAGAGAGCTATCTGCAATCGTCTGAACGTCTTTATGTTCCTGATGGAGAACGGCTGGTTTGAGAACGTTTCCCTGGACATTGAGCAGACTCCTGCTATCATCAAGGTGCTGGACGCAG ctgtGATAAAGATGGAAGGAGGGACTGACCACGACCTCCGCATTTTGGACATGCcgccagaagaagaagaagaaagggaaaAGTCCTCGTCTGTTTTAGCTGGAGGAGAGGCTCAGAGGAGGGAAGAGCTGAAAACAGCCGACAGAGAGCACAAGCCCTcgggggagaaaaacaaaactgagaag GAGGACAGCGACTTTCCCAGCGGAGACCGAGACGCCGCCGCAGACGGACAGGACAGGAAGCAGGAGGCAGAGAAAGAATCTGTCAGAGAAGAAATGCCTGAACCTAAGAAG gCAAGAAGAAAGAGGAAGCGTAGCGGGGACAGCGACGACGAAGCGAGCGCCTCTGAGAGCGAGTCTGACTCCGACTCCGACTCCAATTCCGACTGCTCTGACAAACCAGAGAAGAAGGAGGAAGTGCAAGACAAGGATGACGAAGAAGAGGAGGGAGAAG AAGACAAACCGAAGGAAACCtctgaggaggagaagaaggaagagaaaaaaccCAAAGACGACTCGCCCAGACCACGACCGCTGCACAAGACTTTCTCCCTGTTCATGAGGAGCATCGCTCCCTCCATCTCCAAGGCTGAGATTATTGCT CTTTGCCGGCGATATCCTGGGTTTCTGCGCGTTTGCCTTTCTGACCCTCATCCAGAGCGCAG gtttttcaggCGTTGCTGGGTGACCTTTGATCGCAGTGTCAACATCAAGGAAATCTGTTGGAACCTCCAGAATATACGC CTCAGAGACTGCGAACTGGCACCAGGCGTGAACAGGGATCTGGCTCGGAGGGTCCGCAACGTGAACGGCATCACTCAGCACAAACAGGTGCTCCGCAACGACATCAAGCTGGCTGCCAAGCTTATCCACGCTTTGGACGAAAAGGGCGATCTGTGGAGCAGCAAAACTCAGGGCGCTCAAAGCACCGAG tTGCAGGCTCAGAACCCCATCTTGAAGAATATCACTGATTACCTGATTGAGGAGGTGAgcgctgaggaagaggagctccTGGGGTCTAGCAGTGGAATGGATCCAGACGAGGGCGCTAAGGAGGGAAATCCTGCCGAGATAACTGTGGAGAAGGATGATAAATTAGCCaag GTTTTGGACCGTTTGCTCTTATATCTGCGGATTGTGCACTCAGTTGATTACTACAACACCTGTGAATACCCCAGTGAGGACGAAATGCCTAATCGCTGTGGGATGGTCCATGTTCGCGGCCCAGTTCCTCCTAACCGTATAACGCACGGAGAAG TGCAACAGTGGGAAAAAGTGACGGAGGAAAAGTTGATGcctttatttagtttaaaggAAATCCTCTCTGAGGAAGAGGCAACGAAGATGGGTCGTAAGGATCCCGACGATGAGGTGGAGAAATTTATATCTGCAAACACTCAGGAGCTGGGAAAGGACAAATGGCTCTGCCCTCTTAGCGGCAAGAAATTCAAG GGTCCGGAGTTTGTACGGAAGCACATCCTGAACAAACACGGGGAGAAAATTGAAGAAGTTAAAAAGGAGGTTGTGTTTTTCAACAATTTCCTCATGGATGCTAAAAGACCGTCACTGCCAGAGATTAAACTTCCACCTCTTCCTGTCCCTGGCCAAG GCTTGCTTTCTCCCACGCTGCCATTTCCTCCTCAAGGCCCTCAGGGTCCAATGGGCTTTGGTCAGCCTCGTCCACCTCTGATGGGCTATGGTG GTGCTCCACCTTACCCACCTAATCAGTttggaggaggcagaggaaacTATGACAACTTCCGTGGACAAGGTGGCTACCTGGGTAAGCCGCGAAACATCAG aatgtCCCGGGGAGATCCACGAAATATAATTGAGTATCGTGACCTAGACGCACCGGATGATATGGACTTCTTTTAG
- the srrt gene encoding serrate RNA effector molecule homolog isoform X2, with product MGDSDDEYDRRRRDKFRRERSDYDRSREREDRRRDDWNDREWDRGRERRSRGEYRDYDRGRRERFSPPRHDMSPQQKRMRRDWDDHGGDPYRGGYDLGYGGGGGPSYGPPQHWGHPDLHLMQPHQGIPIQARLGNIHDMDLGPPPPIMKNFKEFLLSLDDSVDETEAVKRYNEYKIDFRRQQMQDFFLAHKDEEWFRSKYHPDEASRLKAEAQRAICNRLNVFMFLMENGWFENVSLDIEQTPAIIKVLDAAVIKMEGGTDHDLRILDMPPEEEEEREKSSSVLAGGEAQRREELKTADREHKPSGEKNKTEKEDSDFPSGDRDAAADGQDRKQEAEKESVREEMPEPKKARRKRKRSGDSDDEASASESESDSDSDSNSDCSDKPEKKEEVQDKDDEEEEGEEDKPKETSEEEKKEEKKPKDDSPRPRPLHKTFSLFMRSIAPSISKAEIIALCRRYPGFLRVCLSDPHPERRFFRRCWVTFDRSVNIKEICWNLQNIRLRDCELAPGVNRDLARRVRNVNGITQHKQVLRNDIKLAAKLIHALDEKGDLWSSKTQGAQSTEAQNPILKNITDYLIEEVSAEEEELLGSSSGMDPDEGAKEGNPAEITVEKDDKLAKVLDRLLLYLRIVHSVDYYNTCEYPSEDEMPNRCGMVHVRGPVPPNRITHGEVQQWEKVTEEKLMPLFSLKEILSEEEATKMGRKDPDDEVEKFISANTQELGKDKWLCPLSGKKFKGPEFVRKHILNKHGEKIEEVKKEVVFFNNFLMDAKRPSLPEIKLPPLPVPGQGLLSPTLPFPPQGPQGPMGFGQPRPPLMGYGGAPPYPPNQFGGGRGNYDNFRGQGGYLGKPRNIRMSRGDPRNIIEYRDLDAPDDMDFF from the exons ATGGGAGACAGCGACGATGAATACGATCGCAGGAGAAGAGACAAATTCAGACGGGAGAGAAGTGATTATGATCGCTCCAGAGAAAGAGAGGATCGACGCAGAGATGACTGGAATGACAG GGAGTGGGACAGGGGCAGGGAGCGTCGGAGCCGCGGTGAATACAGAGATTATGACCGTGGTCGCAGGGAGAGATTTAGCCCGCCCAGGCACGACATGAGCCCCCAGCAGAAACGCATGAGAAGAGACTG GGATGATCATGGAGGTGATCCTTACCGTGGGGGATATGATTTGGGCTACGGCGGTGGAGGAGGGCCAAGCTATGGGCCACCGCAGCACTGGGGCCATCCTGATCTCCACCTGATGCAGCCTCATCAGGGCATCCCCATCCAGGCGAG ACTCGGGAACATCCATGACATGGATTTGGGTCCACCTCCTCCGataatgaaaaactttaaagagTTCCTGCTGTCCCTGGACGACTCAGTGGACGAGACTGAAGCTGTCAAACGCTACAATGAGTACAAGATCGACTTCCGTCGGCAGCAGATGCAGGACTTCTTTTTGGCTCATAAAGATGAGGAGTG GTTCAGATCCAAATACCACCCGGACGAGGCCAGCCGGCTGAAGGCAGAGGCTCAGAGAGCTATCTGCAATCGTCTGAACGTCTTTATGTTCCTGATGGAGAACGGCTGGTTTGAGAACGTTTCCCTGGACATTGAGCAGACTCCTGCTATCATCAAGGTGCTGGACGCAG ctgtGATAAAGATGGAAGGAGGGACTGACCACGACCTCCGCATTTTGGACATGCcgccagaagaagaagaagaaagggaaaAGTCCTCGTCTGTTTTAGCTGGAGGAGAGGCTCAGAGGAGGGAAGAGCTGAAAACAGCCGACAGAGAGCACAAGCCCTcgggggagaaaaacaaaactgagaag GAGGACAGCGACTTTCCCAGCGGAGACCGAGACGCCGCCGCAGACGGACAGGACAGGAAGCAGGAGGCAGAGAAAGAATCTGTCAGAGAAGAAATGCCTGAACCTAAGAAG gCAAGAAGAAAGAGGAAGCGTAGCGGGGACAGCGACGACGAAGCGAGCGCCTCTGAGAGCGAGTCTGACTCCGACTCCGACTCCAATTCCGACTGCTCTGACAAACCAGAGAAGAAGGAGGAAGTGCAAGACAAGGATGACGAAGAAGAGGAGGGAGAAG AAGACAAACCGAAGGAAACCtctgaggaggagaagaaggaagagaaaaaaccCAAAGACGACTCGCCCAGACCACGACCGCTGCACAAGACTTTCTCCCTGTTCATGAGGAGCATCGCTCCCTCCATCTCCAAGGCTGAGATTATTGCT CTTTGCCGGCGATATCCTGGGTTTCTGCGCGTTTGCCTTTCTGACCCTCATCCAGAGCGCAG gtttttcaggCGTTGCTGGGTGACCTTTGATCGCAGTGTCAACATCAAGGAAATCTGTTGGAACCTCCAGAATATACGC CTCAGAGACTGCGAACTGGCACCAGGCGTGAACAGGGATCTGGCTCGGAGGGTCCGCAACGTGAACGGCATCACTCAGCACAAACAGGTGCTCCGCAACGACATCAAGCTGGCTGCCAAGCTTATCCACGCTTTGGACGAAAAGGGCGATCTGTGGAGCAGCAAAACTCAGGGCGCTCAAAGCACCGAG GCTCAGAACCCCATCTTGAAGAATATCACTGATTACCTGATTGAGGAGGTGAgcgctgaggaagaggagctccTGGGGTCTAGCAGTGGAATGGATCCAGACGAGGGCGCTAAGGAGGGAAATCCTGCCGAGATAACTGTGGAGAAGGATGATAAATTAGCCaag GTTTTGGACCGTTTGCTCTTATATCTGCGGATTGTGCACTCAGTTGATTACTACAACACCTGTGAATACCCCAGTGAGGACGAAATGCCTAATCGCTGTGGGATGGTCCATGTTCGCGGCCCAGTTCCTCCTAACCGTATAACGCACGGAGAAG TGCAACAGTGGGAAAAAGTGACGGAGGAAAAGTTGATGcctttatttagtttaaaggAAATCCTCTCTGAGGAAGAGGCAACGAAGATGGGTCGTAAGGATCCCGACGATGAGGTGGAGAAATTTATATCTGCAAACACTCAGGAGCTGGGAAAGGACAAATGGCTCTGCCCTCTTAGCGGCAAGAAATTCAAG GGTCCGGAGTTTGTACGGAAGCACATCCTGAACAAACACGGGGAGAAAATTGAAGAAGTTAAAAAGGAGGTTGTGTTTTTCAACAATTTCCTCATGGATGCTAAAAGACCGTCACTGCCAGAGATTAAACTTCCACCTCTTCCTGTCCCTGGCCAAG GCTTGCTTTCTCCCACGCTGCCATTTCCTCCTCAAGGCCCTCAGGGTCCAATGGGCTTTGGTCAGCCTCGTCCACCTCTGATGGGCTATGGTG GTGCTCCACCTTACCCACCTAATCAGTttggaggaggcagaggaaacTATGACAACTTCCGTGGACAAGGTGGCTACCTGGGTAAGCCGCGAAACATCAG aatgtCCCGGGGAGATCCACGAAATATAATTGAGTATCGTGACCTAGACGCACCGGATGATATGGACTTCTTTTAG
- the srrt gene encoding serrate RNA effector molecule homolog isoform X3, translating into MQPHQGIPIQARLGNIHDMDLGPPPPIMKNFKEFLLSLDDSVDETEAVKRYNEYKIDFRRQQMQDFFLAHKDEEWFRSKYHPDEASRLKAEAQRAICNRLNVFMFLMENGWFENVSLDIEQTPAIIKVLDAAVIKMEGGTDHDLRILDMPPEEEEEREKSSSVLAGGEAQRREELKTADREHKPSGEKNKTEKEDSDFPSGDRDAAADGQDRKQEAEKESVREEMPEPKKARRKRKRSGDSDDEASASESESDSDSDSNSDCSDKPEKKEEVQDKDDEEEEGEEDKPKETSEEEKKEEKKPKDDSPRPRPLHKTFSLFMRSIAPSISKAEIIALCRRYPGFLRVCLSDPHPERRFFRRCWVTFDRSVNIKEICWNLQNIRLRDCELAPGVNRDLARRVRNVNGITQHKQVLRNDIKLAAKLIHALDEKGDLWSSKTQGAQSTELQAQNPILKNITDYLIEEVSAEEEELLGSSSGMDPDEGAKEGNPAEITVEKDDKLAKVLDRLLLYLRIVHSVDYYNTCEYPSEDEMPNRCGMVHVRGPVPPNRITHGEVQQWEKVTEEKLMPLFSLKEILSEEEATKMGRKDPDDEVEKFISANTQELGKDKWLCPLSGKKFKGPEFVRKHILNKHGEKIEEVKKEVVFFNNFLMDAKRPSLPEIKLPPLPVPGQGLLSPTLPFPPQGPQGPMGFGQPRPPLMGYGGAPPYPPNQFGGGRGNYDNFRGQGGYLGKPRNIRMSRGDPRNIIEYRDLDAPDDMDFF; encoded by the exons ATGCAGCCTCATCAGGGCATCCCCATCCAGGCGAG ACTCGGGAACATCCATGACATGGATTTGGGTCCACCTCCTCCGataatgaaaaactttaaagagTTCCTGCTGTCCCTGGACGACTCAGTGGACGAGACTGAAGCTGTCAAACGCTACAATGAGTACAAGATCGACTTCCGTCGGCAGCAGATGCAGGACTTCTTTTTGGCTCATAAAGATGAGGAGTG GTTCAGATCCAAATACCACCCGGACGAGGCCAGCCGGCTGAAGGCAGAGGCTCAGAGAGCTATCTGCAATCGTCTGAACGTCTTTATGTTCCTGATGGAGAACGGCTGGTTTGAGAACGTTTCCCTGGACATTGAGCAGACTCCTGCTATCATCAAGGTGCTGGACGCAG ctgtGATAAAGATGGAAGGAGGGACTGACCACGACCTCCGCATTTTGGACATGCcgccagaagaagaagaagaaagggaaaAGTCCTCGTCTGTTTTAGCTGGAGGAGAGGCTCAGAGGAGGGAAGAGCTGAAAACAGCCGACAGAGAGCACAAGCCCTcgggggagaaaaacaaaactgagaag GAGGACAGCGACTTTCCCAGCGGAGACCGAGACGCCGCCGCAGACGGACAGGACAGGAAGCAGGAGGCAGAGAAAGAATCTGTCAGAGAAGAAATGCCTGAACCTAAGAAG gCAAGAAGAAAGAGGAAGCGTAGCGGGGACAGCGACGACGAAGCGAGCGCCTCTGAGAGCGAGTCTGACTCCGACTCCGACTCCAATTCCGACTGCTCTGACAAACCAGAGAAGAAGGAGGAAGTGCAAGACAAGGATGACGAAGAAGAGGAGGGAGAAG AAGACAAACCGAAGGAAACCtctgaggaggagaagaaggaagagaaaaaaccCAAAGACGACTCGCCCAGACCACGACCGCTGCACAAGACTTTCTCCCTGTTCATGAGGAGCATCGCTCCCTCCATCTCCAAGGCTGAGATTATTGCT CTTTGCCGGCGATATCCTGGGTTTCTGCGCGTTTGCCTTTCTGACCCTCATCCAGAGCGCAG gtttttcaggCGTTGCTGGGTGACCTTTGATCGCAGTGTCAACATCAAGGAAATCTGTTGGAACCTCCAGAATATACGC CTCAGAGACTGCGAACTGGCACCAGGCGTGAACAGGGATCTGGCTCGGAGGGTCCGCAACGTGAACGGCATCACTCAGCACAAACAGGTGCTCCGCAACGACATCAAGCTGGCTGCCAAGCTTATCCACGCTTTGGACGAAAAGGGCGATCTGTGGAGCAGCAAAACTCAGGGCGCTCAAAGCACCGAG tTGCAGGCTCAGAACCCCATCTTGAAGAATATCACTGATTACCTGATTGAGGAGGTGAgcgctgaggaagaggagctccTGGGGTCTAGCAGTGGAATGGATCCAGACGAGGGCGCTAAGGAGGGAAATCCTGCCGAGATAACTGTGGAGAAGGATGATAAATTAGCCaag GTTTTGGACCGTTTGCTCTTATATCTGCGGATTGTGCACTCAGTTGATTACTACAACACCTGTGAATACCCCAGTGAGGACGAAATGCCTAATCGCTGTGGGATGGTCCATGTTCGCGGCCCAGTTCCTCCTAACCGTATAACGCACGGAGAAG TGCAACAGTGGGAAAAAGTGACGGAGGAAAAGTTGATGcctttatttagtttaaaggAAATCCTCTCTGAGGAAGAGGCAACGAAGATGGGTCGTAAGGATCCCGACGATGAGGTGGAGAAATTTATATCTGCAAACACTCAGGAGCTGGGAAAGGACAAATGGCTCTGCCCTCTTAGCGGCAAGAAATTCAAG GGTCCGGAGTTTGTACGGAAGCACATCCTGAACAAACACGGGGAGAAAATTGAAGAAGTTAAAAAGGAGGTTGTGTTTTTCAACAATTTCCTCATGGATGCTAAAAGACCGTCACTGCCAGAGATTAAACTTCCACCTCTTCCTGTCCCTGGCCAAG GCTTGCTTTCTCCCACGCTGCCATTTCCTCCTCAAGGCCCTCAGGGTCCAATGGGCTTTGGTCAGCCTCGTCCACCTCTGATGGGCTATGGTG GTGCTCCACCTTACCCACCTAATCAGTttggaggaggcagaggaaacTATGACAACTTCCGTGGACAAGGTGGCTACCTGGGTAAGCCGCGAAACATCAG aatgtCCCGGGGAGATCCACGAAATATAATTGAGTATCGTGACCTAGACGCACCGGATGATATGGACTTCTTTTAG